The proteins below are encoded in one region of Bacteroides uniformis:
- a CDS encoding glycosyltransferase, with translation MPKLLQINVCSNILSIGKISEDIAKVAKRYGWECYISYARMHRDSISEEYKIGTLFDVYEHYFEHCFFDREGLASKLSTKKLVSYIKKVNPDVIQLHDIHDHYLNYPILFEFLASTDKPVVWVQHDCWAFTGGCMYYDMLNCHQWKTGCHSCPQKRALFRNIADKQYLLKKYYFSKVKHLYLVSVSHWMSNMLSQSFLGSRRIETIHNGIDLNIFKPYEESKKKDNIIKLLGVAAVWDARKGLNDFIELRHRLPENYQIKLVGLSNNQIKNLPDGILGISRTTNMEELAQIYSESTVLVNPTYSDNFPTTNIEALACGTPIVTYNTGGSPEAIDDKTGIVVEQGDVSSLIKAIMDISKNPPLQYDCRTRAKNLFDKDQQFKKYINLYNEVLKQV, from the coding sequence ATGCCAAAATTATTGCAAATAAATGTGTGTAGTAACATATTAAGTATAGGGAAAATATCAGAGGATATTGCAAAAGTTGCTAAGAGGTATGGTTGGGAATGCTACATTTCATATGCAAGGATGCATAGAGACAGCATTAGCGAAGAGTATAAAATAGGTACGTTGTTCGATGTATATGAACACTATTTTGAGCATTGTTTTTTTGATAGAGAAGGTTTAGCCTCTAAACTTTCAACAAAGAAACTTGTGTCTTATATAAAAAAAGTCAATCCAGATGTTATTCAACTTCATGACATTCATGACCATTATTTAAATTATCCTATTTTATTTGAATTTTTGGCGTCTACAGATAAACCTGTAGTTTGGGTTCAGCATGATTGTTGGGCTTTTACGGGGGGGTGTATGTATTATGATATGTTAAACTGTCATCAATGGAAGACAGGCTGTCATTCATGCCCGCAAAAACGTGCTCTATTCAGAAATATTGCAGATAAACAATACCTTTTAAAGAAGTATTATTTTTCAAAGGTTAAACATTTATATTTAGTCTCAGTATCACATTGGATGTCAAACATGTTAAGTCAATCTTTTCTTGGCAGTAGAAGAATAGAGACTATTCATAATGGTATCGATTTGAATATATTTAAACCTTATGAGGAATCTAAGAAAAAGGATAACATTATAAAACTATTGGGGGTCGCAGCTGTTTGGGATGCAAGAAAAGGCCTTAATGATTTTATAGAACTTCGCCATAGGTTACCAGAAAATTATCAAATAAAATTGGTAGGATTAAGTAATAATCAAATAAAGAATCTACCGGATGGTATTCTAGGTATATCTAGAACGACTAATATGGAAGAATTGGCTCAAATTTATTCAGAAAGTACTGTATTAGTTAATCCCACATATTCAGATAATTTTCCTACAACAAATATTGAAGCACTTGCTTGCGGTACTCCTATTGTTACATATAATACTGGTGGAAGTCCAGAAGCTATAGATGACAAAACTGGTATTGTTGTTGAACAAGGCGATGTATCTTCATTAATAAAAGCGATTATGGATATTTCTAAAAATCCCCCTTTACAATATGATTGTCGGACTCGTGCAAAAAATCTTTTTGATAAAGACCAACAATTTAAAAAGTATATTAATTTGTATAATGAAGTTCTTAAGCAGGTATAA
- a CDS encoding LbetaH domain-containing protein has protein sequence MDINRLIHSNNPLLKIAFRVYKVIKSELLNSNEIGNNIKFPHWLEGIILHGNTTVEDNVTIFHQVTCGRGDIYNIVDDAPESKFEGVSEGCVLCIGCKVICNGGTE, from the coding sequence GTGGATATTAATAGACTTATACATTCAAATAATCCACTTCTAAAGATTGCTTTTAGAGTTTATAAGGTAATAAAATCAGAGTTGCTTAATTCTAATGAAATTGGTAATAATATTAAATTCCCACATTGGCTTGAAGGAATAATTTTGCATGGGAATACAACTGTAGAAGATAATGTTACGATATTCCATCAAGTAACTTGTGGTAGAGGCGACATATATAATATTGTTGATGACGCCCCTGAATCAAAGTTTGAAGGGGTGTCAGAGGGTTGTGTGTTATGTATTGGCTGTAAGGTTATTTGTAATGGCGGAACAGAATAG
- a CDS encoding glycosyltransferase, producing the protein MKPKVLLLKNDISSYNVPIYNTIAANYDLTVAYYRSNGAKEKCLFKLIKLNFSKLGPFIFIKGICRLTKQYDLVSFVPDPHVFSYCILPFLPHKYGLLNWSIGFRVSYTHPYITDRKHTIIDKLYQTIFSRCDASIFYMEKAKEFWKNSSLDMDKVFVAPNTTLVKKIDIENKTKKDFLFVGTLYKGKGLEVLLDSYKKAIDNFNHQIPKLRIVGEGEMRPFIEDFIRKNKLENNISLEGAIFDENVLAEQFKKAILCFSPLQAGLSVPKSMGYGVPFVTQKNAITGGELYHITSGENGVMYDNSEELVEIMKDAILDSVKYINMGIAAQQYYYGKATVDHMAQGAISAFDFVLSKRENN; encoded by the coding sequence ATGAAACCAAAAGTACTTTTGCTTAAAAATGACATTTCTTCCTATAATGTTCCTATTTATAATACTATAGCAGCTAATTATGATTTAACAGTAGCATACTATCGTAGTAATGGAGCGAAGGAGAAATGCTTATTTAAATTGATAAAATTAAACTTTTCCAAATTAGGTCCCTTTATATTTATTAAAGGAATTTGTCGCTTGACAAAACAATATGATCTTGTAAGCTTTGTGCCAGATCCTCATGTATTTAGTTATTGCATACTACCATTTTTGCCACATAAGTATGGACTTTTAAATTGGAGCATTGGATTTAGAGTATCATATACTCATCCGTATATTACAGATCGTAAACACACTATTATTGATAAGTTATATCAGACAATCTTTAGTCGTTGTGATGCTTCAATTTTCTATATGGAAAAAGCTAAAGAGTTTTGGAAGAATAGTTCTTTAGATATGGATAAGGTTTTTGTAGCACCAAATACCACGCTGGTAAAAAAAATCGATATAGAGAATAAGACAAAGAAAGATTTTCTTTTTGTAGGAACTTTATACAAAGGGAAGGGATTAGAGGTACTATTGGATTCTTATAAAAAGGCTATTGATAATTTTAATCATCAAATTCCTAAGTTGCGAATAGTAGGAGAAGGTGAAATGAGACCTTTTATAGAAGATTTTATTAGAAAGAACAAGTTAGAGAATAATATATCACTAGAGGGTGCTATTTTCGATGAAAATGTTTTAGCAGAGCAATTTAAAAAAGCAATTCTCTGTTTTTCTCCTTTGCAAGCTGGATTATCGGTGCCTAAGAGTATGGGATATGGGGTTCCTTTTGTTACTCAAAAAAACGCTATAACAGGTGGTGAATTATATCACATAACTTCAGGAGAAAATGGTGTTATGTATGATAATTCTGAAGAATTAGTTGAAATTATGAAAGACGCTATTTTAGATTCTGTTAAATATATTAATATGGGAATAGCGGCCCAGCAATATTATTATGGGAAGGCAACTGTGGATCATATGGCTCAAGGAGCTATTAGTGCATTTGATTTTGTTTTGAGTAAAAGGGAAAACAATTAA
- a CDS encoding glycosyltransferase family 2 protein produces the protein MKISVITATWNSSVTLCDTMRSVVEQIPALSELNAELEYIIIDGASNDGTVDIICEFESQFGDCLKWISEPDKGIYDAMNKGIEMATGDVIGILNSDDFYTSNDCLATIVNEFSLDNNLDATYGDIHFVNDNNLNKCVRYYSSKLFRPWMMRFGMMPAHPSFYCKREIYKRYGVFNIEYKIGADFENLLRLIFKNHIKTVYISKDFVTMRTGGVSTDGLQARIRIMQEHIKAFKANGIYSNRLILSLRYIYKIYELIRK, from the coding sequence ATGAAAATCTCTGTAATCACTGCTACTTGGAATAGCAGTGTAACTTTGTGTGACACTATGCGTAGTGTTGTCGAGCAAATTCCTGCTCTTTCGGAATTGAACGCAGAACTTGAATATATTATCATCGATGGTGCTTCTAATGATGGTACGGTTGATATTATTTGTGAATTTGAATCGCAGTTTGGTGATTGTCTTAAATGGATATCTGAACCGGATAAAGGTATCTATGATGCTATGAATAAGGGTATTGAAATGGCGACAGGTGATGTGATAGGAATATTAAATAGCGATGACTTTTATACTTCAAATGATTGCTTAGCGACCATTGTTAATGAATTTAGTCTTGATAATAATTTAGATGCTACTTATGGTGATATTCATTTTGTTAATGACAATAATCTTAATAAATGTGTTCGCTATTATTCTTCAAAATTATTTCGACCATGGATGATGCGATTTGGCATGATGCCCGCTCATCCGTCTTTCTATTGTAAACGTGAGATATATAAGAGATATGGTGTATTCAATATTGAATACAAAATTGGAGCAGACTTCGAAAATCTGTTAAGATTGATATTTAAAAATCATATTAAGACAGTATACATATCAAAAGATTTTGTTACGATGCGTACAGGTGGCGTAAGTACAGATGGATTGCAAGCTAGAATACGAATTATGCAAGAACATATCAAGGCTTTTAAAGCAAATGGAATATACTCAAATAGACTTATATTATCATTACGATATATTTATAAGATATATGAATTAATAAGAAAATAA